GTCAGTAAAATAATTCAGAATGAAAATACCAGGTCCGGCTATAAGAACAAATACAGCAAACGCACCGGCAATATACATATTCCAGGTACTTAATTTTTTAATACCCTTCTCAATACCCAAATAAGCACTTATCGAAAATAAAAACACCCAGACTATCGTTACAATCAGTGTTAAAATAAATGAAAGCTGGATATTAAATAATTCTGCTATATTATAGGTGACAATCGGTGCACCAAGCCCGAGCGTAACAGCTGCACCCGCCAAAATACTTACCAGAAAGATAACGTCCAGAACTTTACCGCCGATACCATCTGTAAACTTGTCCCCGAAAATGGTACGGCATGCTTCAGAAATGCGCATAAACGGTTTTTTACGAACATGCAAAATGTAACCCATTGCGGGTGCAGTCATAACAAAGATGGCAAAAACCTGGAAACTCCATATAAACATGCTGTATGCATTACCCCATAATAACGCCTGCGTCGAACCAGCATCAACGCCAAACGGAGGATCATTTGCCACCGCTGCCCATTGCAGCATCCCGGTCCGCATAATCGTCGACCCGAGCCCCATTGCTATCAGAATTGATGAATACTCAAATAGCGTGAAACGTGGTTTTTCTGTCGGATTACCTAATACGACATTCCCATACCTGGAAAATGACAGAAACAGACCAGCAGCAACCAATATAATGGCATACCATATGTATCCCCATGTGAACACTTCCACAATCTGATTAAAAATACTGTTCAGTAAACTGAGGGATTTATCCTCATATAATGAGAAAGGAATACTGATTGCTATAATGATAAGTAGAGATGGAGCAAAAATCCGGTAATCGATTAATCCTTTTTTGCTTGATTCTTTACTGGCCATATTTATACCAAACCTCCAAAAAAATATCGATTTCGCTACTTATTTACCACGTGTTTATATTTATAAACTTCAGCTAATCGGAGGAAATTATACAAATAAAAAAGCATGCTGTTGAGATACGACATGCTCGGTGATTATTCATATGGCTATGTTGGGTGGGATGAAGGACATTTCGTCAGAAGTTTGCCTTCATTTTGATCTTCATAACCCTGATGAGTGACCGTTCCATATATTTTCTCCTTCACCCGGGCACTCATGCCGTACATGAATTCAGTTATTCAACTATTTATGTATTTATAAAAGATTATGTCAATCAAAAAAAAAGAACCTTTCTAATAAAAGAAAGGCCCTTACGTTTAGGCTTAAAAATCATATTCCGCTTCTTTTTCTTCACGGATTTTCATATATGTCTCTGACAGACGAACAGTGTCTTCAACTAACCGCTCGATTCGGAACAGTACATCATCATTTATAATTTCTTTACGAAGGAAGTCGATTTCTTCAATAAAAACATACGTCTGTACAATTTCTGCTTTCATATAGGCAAGCATCGGTTTCAGCTGCTGTTCCGGAATTAGGTAATGTTTTGCTGATCCTGCTGTTACAAGCACACTGACAACTTTATCACGAAATGCATTAACAGGCAGCAAATCAAAAATATTTTTCAACGTTCCGGGAATGGAGGCCTGAAAAACAGGGGTTCCAATAATAATTGCGTCTGCTTCCATGATCGTTTTCGTAACGTAGCCTGTATCGCCTTCATATTCCAAATAATTTCTTCCATCACTGAACTGGATGTCATAGTCAGCCAAGTCAATTAAGGTTACTTCATGGTCAGGATATTTTTCGGTAATTTTTTTAACAGTGTAATCCATTGCAGTTCTTGTTTTGGAACCGACGATGGACCCGGATATACCGACAATTCTCATGCTCGTTTCCTCCTACTTCTTTGCCGTATATTTTTTGATTGCCGGCAAAATTTCTGTACCGATTATTTCAATATTTTTCTTCACCTTATCAAACGGCATACCGCCAAAGTCAATCTGGGCAATATATCGCTGGTGACCATATAATTCATGCTGGTAAAGAATTTTTTCAATAATTTCCTGTGGGCTGCCGATATTCATAATATTATGCGGGTCAACACCCTGGGCAAAATGCTGTTTCGGAAAACCCTGTCCGTTTGTCAGTTTCATACCTTCATTAATATGCGGATACAAATCTTTCAGTGCTTGCTGAGATGTTTCTGCAGCATAGAAAAAGCCAGCTGTAGAAATAGGAAATTCGGCCGGATTGAATCCGCTGCTTTCTAATGCATCCCGATACGTATCAACAGTTCGTTTAAACACAGAAGCAGGACCACCCAGGTGAGCCATGTACATTGGCACACCGGCAAGCCCCGCTTTTCTGGCACTGGCAGGTGCACCGCCAACCGCACGCCAAATCGGCATGGAGCCATTTTGCGGACGCGGAAGTACTTTGGCATTTCTAAGCGGAGCACGAAACTCGCCACTCCAGTTAACAACTTCATTCTCATTAATCTGCCTTAAAAGATCAAACTTCTCTTCATACAGTTCTTCATAATCACGAAGATCATATCCGAGCAAATCAAAGAGCCCCACTCGGGATGCACGGCCGGCAACGATTTCCGCACGGCCTTTTGATATCAGATCAAGTGTGGCAAAATTCTCATATATGCGAACCGGATCCGAAGTACTGACAATCGTGGAGGAACTGGAAATTTTAATCTTCTCCGTTGCCTGGGCAATTGCTGAAAGCACCACAGCATGTGCCTGTGTCGCAAAAAATTCCTGATGACTCTCCCCGACACTAAAAAAGTCAAGCCCGGCCTGTTCAGCCAGCTTTGCATATTCAATAATTTCATGGATGCGCTCCTCCGCTGAAACCCTTTCCCCAGTAAGCGGATTAGGCAAATGATCACCTAACGTATATATACCAAACTCCAAGCCTTTACTTGGGTCAATACGATACTTTTCCATCTATTCATCAACCTTTCGAGACACAGGGACAGGATCCCTGTTTCATTAAATCTGCCCTTTTATAAAGACGGCGGGCTGTCTGGAAGAACATTTGTCAATATAATATATATTAACAAAGAAGCCGGTGAAAATATAAAAATCAGCCTGACAATAAAAGAGGAAATGCCGAAGTATTCAGCTATACCCCCACAAACTCCAGACAATGCCCTGTCGGTTGATGATTTTCTTAATTTTTTATGATTCATTTACGTTCTCCCTATTCAACGTTTTCGCCATCGTATAAAAACTGCTTCCCGGCGGATAATCATTAATTTCACCTACAACCTGATATCCTTTTTTCATATAATAAGAATGCGCCTGGAAATCGAAAGTGGTCAACAGCGCCTTCGTTGCACCTTTCTTACTAGCGATTGACTCCGTTTTTTCAAGGAGAACTCCACCTAATCCTTCACCTCGATAATTTTCACTAATCCAAAAATCATTAATTTCCATCCAATCCCAATAAACTTCCGCAGTTATACCGCCAATCCATTTTTCCTCGCTGTTCGACAGTCTAATATTTATCGGCTGAACAGCGTCATCTTTTCTTGCCTCGCTGTGATGTTTGGAATGGGTATTATTAAATTCTTTAATCTTCGTATGTAATAAAGACGAAAACTTCTCATCAGTTTCCATCAGAATTTCAATATTATAATTCATTTTTCTTCTCCTTAATTTTTGCGTTCCTTCCTTTTCTTAATTTCGGTAGGAAAAGCAAGATAGGCTACACTTAAAAATGCAATCACCGAAAAAGACAATGCCACAATATCCTGCTTGGAGTTAGTAGAAATAATTAACATAGATATCATATTTGCAGTCACAAGAATAAGTAATAGCCAATGTATGTTATTAGATATGAATTTTTTCAAGACTTTCTCCTCCAAATATTTTAATACCCTACTCCAAAACTCGGATCTGATATCATAAATGCAACATATAACAATGTAAGTGTGATTATTGTTTCATCCCGCCTGTATATTTCATTAAATAAAACTTTTAAATAGTAAGTATATCATTCCAATAGATATAAATAGTCCTGCAAATAATTCGGGATTGTTAAGCAGCTTCTTATCTTACTTGTACGATTCAATCCCATTGAATAAAAACGTTAAACCCATTAATGAGTAAATAAAATACACGGGTAATTCGATACTATCTATAAAAAATTGGCAGAATGTTACAGAAATAGCCACAATAGCAAGTATGAGGTTAATTTTACTCAAGATGCTCAAAACGTTGCGCCTCCCTTTATTCCTATTATTCCTGCACCATCCCAAGTTCATTTCCGTCCAAATCTTTGATTGTAAACTTTCGACTCCCATAAGCAGTATCAAATAACTCCTCAACAATTTCAGCTTTATCTTTAAGCTGGTCCCACAAGGCATCAACATCACTTACCTTAAAATTAAACCGTCCTCTTGAAGGGAACTCCTCATTTTCCATAATGGCAAATGTCGCTCCCTTTTCAGTTCCAAAGTGTGCATAGTTTGGATTTTCAGGCGGCCAGGATCCAGTCACCTTAAATCCCAACATATCCTCATACCATTGAATTGCTCTTTCCAAATCCGATACATTTGCTCTGACATGTTCCAAATAAATATTCATAATAACCTCTCCTCATATAAAATAAATTTTTATTAACACTTATTTCCACCATGTACATCCGTTATAGTTCCGGATTGATTGTCAAAATACACCTTCTAGATAACACCCTCATTTTCCCCGAAATCTATTAACCTCTCGTATGGGTCTCCATTCAACCCTAATGCCTTACTAAAAGCCGGCTCCGTTTTCCATCCGCGTTTTTTAAGTCTTAACACTTCTTCTTTCAGTGCTGGATTCTGCTCTAATAGATAGTTTTCAACAATCATATGTAAATACGCATATTGTTTTTTTACCGGTTGGGATTGCCCGAATAACTCAAATTCAAATTCTTTGAAAAAGAAATTCGCTTTAACTACTGGAAAATCCCGAATTACAGTCCTTTTAATTACAAAAGCTTCTTGTTCACCAAACAATGCTTGCATCTTTTTTTCAAACTGGTCAAAATCTCTGACCTCCATAATTATATCCAAGTCAGACCCTTCTACTTCAATACCAATTGGCAACGTGCCACAAAGAATCGGACTATACTCGGATAATCTCTCCATTATACCTAAATCAACTATGGATCTATAGGCAAGCTTTTGATTCTCGTTTCCGACTTGCAGATAATCAATAGTCTCAAACATAATAATTCTCCTGTCACATATCGAGTTTTTTAACTTCCCTAACCAAATCAGAACAAGTATCGGTTATTAACGAAAGAATTTCCAAGGACTTTTTATAGTCATCATCCAATTCCAGAGAGTGTTTTGCACCCGGAATTATAAGACTTTTTATACCTTTAATATTATTTATCTTTTCTATGTTCTCTTCTGAAAATAAATCATCCCTGTCACCGACAACAACATAGCCTGTCGAGTTCTCGATATATTTTATTGTCTTTGGAATTGGCGTCATAAAAAAATGGTGGATGTGCTTTCTGTTTAGCTTTTCGCTTACAATTCCTGCAACAAGTGTTCCTAAACTTTTACTCACAAATATAATTTTTTCATATTCGGCAGCAATTGAGTCTATCGTTTCCAGCGTATCTTCCACCAAATCATCTATCTGATCAGAAGTTAGCGAAGTGTTAGCAGCCTGAAAACCATACGTCAAACTAAGCGTGTCACATCCACTCAATAGGCAAGCTTTTCTTGTATAGTGGAGTAATGGTCCCTGACATGAATATTCCTTACCAGGAAAAAATACAGCCAAACAATCAGATGAGGCTTCATGTTTCAAAAATTGATTTTTTATTGAAACGCCCCATACCGAATTTGTTTCAACAAATGATTGACTTATCAATCTTTTCACATCCCTTATTACCCTCGAATAAATTTTATAAAATATTACCGATAAAAATCCAAAACAGTGGAGGCAAGATAACTATCAAGAATAATCCGCTGAACATATACTTGATAAATTGATATCTATTTACCGCCACTCTTAACTCCCAAAGTCCTAAGGTAATTAAATATAGACCCGTCATAATTGAAACAAGTACAAGTAAAACCATTAACCCGCCCATTCTTTCTCATCCCCCCCAAATATATTGAAAATATTTATAAATTACCTCAGATGCTCATACTGTTTCTCTTCATAAAGACCAGGCAGGTATGCTTCGATTAAATTTCCATCAGGGTCTTTAAACTTAAAATGTGCTTGTCCTCCACCTTCCACAATCTCAACTCCTTGTTCCTGAAGTTGATTCTTGCAGTTTTCAGCATGCTCAGGTGAAATAGACAAGACAGGATGCGTTCCGTTTTCATTGTCAGGAACAGATCCTTCAGCATGTTTTATCAAACAGATAGATGTGTTATTTCCCGGGGTGTTATCAACCCCCAGTACAACCGTATCGCCAAAATCCTTTTGAACTGTACAGCCCAATACTTCATGATACCATTTACGGGATAAGTCCATATCTTTCACTCGAAAATTAACCTGATGTACTCCTTTAAAAATCCCCATTTTCATCGTCCTTCCTGTTTATGATTCCCCTCTATATAAATTAAACAAAAAGCAGCATTTTCCTGCTGCTTTTTGTTTATTCCAAATATGTTTTTCTAAACCCATAGAAAGCACGATAGCCATGAGCTTCATAAAAAGAGCGGGATGAACTGCTTGCAAGCATTTCTATCCTTGTAGTCGGGTACAGGTCATGAACATATTTTAGCAATCGTGTTCCCAGGCCTAACCCTCGAAATTCCTTGTTAATTAGTAATTCACAAATAAATAAACTTATTGCTGTGTCAGTTATGCCTCTAATGTACCCTATAACTTCCTGATCTTCTGTTTCAGCAACAAAAGCTATATTGGAATTTTCCCAAGCTTTCTTTGTATCTTCGTGCTTGGCTGCTAAATTACTCCAGCCTTCTTCTCTATTTAAATCCTGTATTCTTTTAAAATCCGCCTCTTCATACGGTCGGATATAAACTCTAACACTATCTTTCAATTCCATTTCCATATTTTTCTCCTTAATTGAATAGATTGTTCACTTCAAAAAACGCAGCCAGCGGTACCTTTCTTCCTTCCTTATCCCATTTGTGATATTCCTTAAAAACCTGCTTAACGTCATTATTTGCACGAACTTCAACAACATATTTTACAGCAAGATAACTGCGCCAATAATCAAACATGATACTTGTCAGGCTGCCTTCATACGTTTCTTTTCCAAACTCATCCAGTGAATGACCCCCGTATTTCCCTTTAAACATTTCCACCAATTCGTGCTCTGTGTCCGTAATCCCTTTAAATTCTTCCTCACTCAGCATAATTTTCCTCGGCAAATAAAAGCACATCCCTTCCTCAAACCATATGCTGTCCTCCAGCTCATCATCGAAATCATCGACGAATAAATCTGAGTGGTGGGTTAGTTCATGTGCCAGTACCTCAAACAGATGATTCTCAGTCATATTTTCATAAAACATTTCAACCTGATTATTTTTACGTCCTTCCAATTGTTTCAAAAACAACTCTTTCCATCCCTCTAAATCCGGCGAAAAATAGATAGCATTTTCGTTGGTATATGCCGGAGCAAACGTACTGGAAAAAACGGATGTAGCCAATACCTTGCTAGTCCAAACAATTCCTTTTGGCGGATCAACAAGTTCATATTCCGCTTCCAAAATTCGTTGATAGACTTCCAGTTTATCCCTAAATCTTTTAATAATGCCCTCGTATTTCCTATAATCTTCTATACTTTCGAATGCATAAACGTTCTTCATATAATCATCTCCTCCACCCATATTGTATACTGCGCCATTCAGCCAACATATAGAAAAAATGATTAGGAAATGAATTTGGCATAAAAAAATCACTGACCACCCTAATAATTGGTGATCAGTGGATTCTCTCTATTTTTTATAAACAATTTTTTTAACTGTTTCGATGGAAAGACAGTACTCCCTGGCCAAATCTCCAATAGATTCACCACTGTCAAAAGCATTTTTAATAGCAGTATTCCGTTGGTCAATCAACTTCCTGCCGCCAGAGCACGTGCCCCATCCTTGATAATTATCTTTTTTCTTCGGTATATAGACAGTTTCACCCTGAATGTAGTTTTGCAGTTCAACTATCAGTTCCTCAGGCAAAACCTTTTTCGCTTGTATATACGCCATTTTCGCCAGCCCCTTATTCTTGTAATAATCAGTAATAAGGTGCAAAGCCAACTATTAGAAATACGTTTAACGAGGCGATTTTATATATGTGCCCCATGCAAAGCATCGCCATCTAATATTGACTTTGCATGAGGTAAACCAAGTGTAATTGGAGTTTTAGTCATATGTTTTACACCTCCGAAGTTTTTCTATTAATTATTATAGTATCGAAAGCAGGAAATTAATTCAAACCCTGCTTGTTTACTTAAAACTCATCCACCTTTTTTCTCATTTTCCTCTTAAGCTTAAAACTCAACTTATTTGTATACTCCTCATTTTGCGTCAGAAGTTTATACGCTTCCAGTATCGGTACGGTTCGAATTAGGATGTACACACCGATAGCAATAAAAGGGATACAAACTGGATAATAAGTTACAAAATCGCCCGAAGTTATATTTTTTCTTTCCAGCAAAAAAGGTATTCCACCTGCTGCGATAGAACATACAGCAACGATCATTACAGCTGCATACCTCTTCTTACTATTTTCATACCTGGCTGCTAATTCTTTAAGGTAGTTGTGGTCAAACAGCAGAGCCTCTTTCTTAAGTATTTTATATCGATCTTCCTCCAAAATTATCCCTGTCACAACACCCCCGACCCCAATTACAGCAATGATTATGACAGGAATTATATAATTAGCCGGATCCTGTTTAAAAAGGAAGTAAGGTATCGTGGCTAAAATAAGCAGGCTCACTCCAAAAGCAACATATTTGGAGGTTTTACGTTCATGCAGTAAATATCCCTCAGCCATTTCTTTACTTACATAAAAACCTTCCTCATTGTCGCTCTCCGGCTCAACATTATCTTTCAGTAAATAATCAACAGACACTTCAAAGATGTTTCCCATCATCAGAAGTTTTTCAGTTTCGGAAAACCCTGTCCATTTTCCCATTTACTGATCGCCTGTCTTGTCGTGTTTAATTTTTCAGCTAAAGCCTCCTGGGAAAGTCCTTTTTCTTTTCTTAACTTAAAAAGTTTTTCACCAAACGTCATACTCATGACCTCCTTTCTGTATTGACTTAATTGTATGTTAAACATTGCCGGGAGTTCTATATTGCGGGAGATGCACTTTGTCAACTTGCGGTTGCAATTACGTTATATAGTGTATTTTTGAAATTTTTAGACTGTATTTTGAACAACTCTTAATTAATTCAGTAAAATATATATACCCACGAACAAAACAAAGCCAGCTGTGAGTAAAAGAAGAATGGCTGTTGCCTTTCGATTCTCTTGAAATTCACTTATCCCCCAGACTAAAAACATCACTCCAAAAAGTAACTGCATATAAGGCATGATTCCATACTCACCTGTAAATAACATATAACCTGATAATAAAATCACAATAACTGATAGGATAACCCTTATTATTATCATCAATACACCGCACTCCTTTTATTAACTAAATTAAACTAAATCTAAACTTAATTAACCAAAAGGCATTCTCCTCTGTTACCAAGAAGAATGTTATTTCAAACCCTCGGATTTACTTCCCGAGGCCAGCAGATGGAGTGACACCACAAGCAACCCTTGCCTGCTTACAATCCCACCAAACTGTATACATAGGGGATTCCACACCTATGTAGCCCGCGCGTGGCAATCGCTTTTTGGCTTTCTTTCCGATATTAACGGTGCTGTTGATATCTCGCGAAAGCGTTGTACCGCAGTTTACACATGTAAAGCTGCGAATAGATGGTTCTTTCTTCTCCTTATTGCCGCAAACACAACAGGTTTTCGTTGTATCACGTTCATCAATTTTATAATAATGCTTGCCATTTTTTGCTTGCACCCAGTTTAAAATACTGCGAAATTTACCGACAGGTGTTTGATTTAACATCGCCCTTCGCATCGTTCCGTACGTCGCAACATCTGGTGATGGTGTATAGTCACCAATGTAAATGGCATCATAACGCTTTGAAAAATAATGTGCATAACTAAATAACAACGTCTTCATTTGTTCTCGACGCTTCAATTCAGCTTTCACTAAAGCACAATTGAGTCTTTTCCAGCGTTTGCTCGGTTCAAAGTAAGTGACCTTTTCAGTACATACGAGCTTGCTTAGCTTTTCGCATTTGTCCCGTCTGGATTTAATATCATCAATGCGTTTATCCCAATATTTCAGTAAAGCATTCATTGATTTCAATTCGTATGACTTCCCATCACTACCAAGACCCACTGCCAGATTTTTATGATTGGGATCAAACACAATAAACGATTGTTCCTCTACTTGCTCGATTTCTTTGCAGTCTTTTATGGTGAAAATGGCATAATAGGAATTCAAATCTTTTGTAATGCGAAGCGTTTTTATTTCTTCTGTTTCGCTTAGTGCAACACCCTCCACAAGACCTACGTTGATCCAAATAGACTTTTTCGTTTTTTTATCTGTTTTCTTTGCTTCTTTTAATTCCTCGTCTTTTAACCTTCCAAAAGTTATGGAAAGTTCACTGGAATTCACTAATTTGAACCCTTTCTTGGGCTCATCATAATACAACGAAAACCATTTCTTTTTCCAGGAACGATACTTTGGCTTATGATTGGCCAGTTTTTCATCAAAAAAACGGTTGTAGGCATCATTTAATCGTAATGCTGTATTTTTTAAAGGAGATGAATGGACTTTATATAAAAATGGGTTTTCCTTTTTTATTTTGGGTACCTCATTACGCAAATTTCTTCCGGAAAGTAACCTCTTCGCGTTCCCATCTCGATAGTCGTCCTCAACCGCATCAAGCAATTGATTATACAGCCAATTGCACATTCTGGACTGGGAATCTAACAGTTGTCTGTTTTCTTTTGAAACAACCAGTCTGACTTTTTTATTGTACGTAAGCATGTTCGTTGTCCTCAATTGCTTGTTTTACTGTCTGTTGCAGTCTTTTTCGTTTATGACTTCTACTTCCGTACAAACGACTGCTGAAAACGGTTATAATGGAAAGCATGTCTTCAACTAATTCTTGTTCGTATGTATTAGGGTATACGCCAAGCATTTTTGATGCTTCTTCCATTGTATACACTTTATTAACCCCCTTGTGATTTATATATCTACATTATTCGACAAAGCGGATTAACTTACCTGCAAGAAAGTTGTTAATTTTAAATAATTTTGTTTAAACTGTTTTATTGCCCCTCCCGGTACTCTAAACCCATATGTTAATGTTTTGTCGCAACACTTATAATCATAGAAAAACGTTTATAAATGAAAACCATTAAAAAACAGTATAAAACGTATGAATTCCCCAAAAAAGCAATAGAACAAATAATATTAAATATGTAATATCCCTGGTTTGCCTCATTGTATTATAAAAAGATAGCTTATAAATAAAATAAATGATAACAATAACAGTACTGATAAAGACAATAGTAAAAGCTAAGAAATCTCTATTTGTAAATTGAAAATAGATTAGCAGCACAGAGTAAAATACAGCTAATGTTTTTTTAGTGTTTACGTATTGCTTCCCATCGAAAATAACTTCTATTATCGGTGTTTTTTTATCATTATGTTGATCCATATATCCTCCTTTTTAACGACTGTACTACAATGCTAACTCAATATCCTTCAAACCCTATACTAACATAATATTATGAATATTTTTCAAAAAAATAAAAGACAACCAAATAAATGATTGCCTAATTCTGTATCCTGGGGAGACCTTGTGGAGTTTTTCCCTTAACGAGCTTTAGCGTCGCTACTATAAGAAAACTAACAATCACTAATAAAAGCCAAGAACTCACCTTTCCCAGATGTACGAGACTCCATGCTTCGGTTTGATATGGATATTCCCACGCTCCAAAGTACGTTGCGATATTCTCGGCTATCCATATAAAAAAACCAATAAGTACAAAAGAAAGTGCGATTGGCATGCGGTAACGCGTTCCATTAACTTCGTATGCAACCCATGATTGCCAAAAGACGATAATTACAAGTCCGGATAACCACCAGCGGACATCAATCCAATAATGATGGGTGAAAAAATTCAAATAGATTGCAGCTGCAAGCGGGACAACGATTAAAAACGGCGGCCACTTAATCAGTTCAACCTTCAGTCTCCTCCATGCCTGACAAAGATAACTCGCCACACTTGCATACATGAATCCGCTATACAAAGGTACCCCAAAAACTTTGGAATACCCTTCCTCCGGATAAGACCAGGAGCCCATATGCACCTTGAACAGTTCAAGCGCCAGACCGATAAGGTGGAATAACGTGATTACCTTTAGTTCATCCCGTGTTTCAAGACCGGAGCGGGCCATCCATACTTGCATCAGAAGACATATGATGAGCAGCCAGTCATACCGCGGCAGGAAGGGCAACGGCATGATTTGCGTAATCGCCAAAGAAGCAAATATAACGACAGGAAACAGACATGACATGGCCTGCTCCCAGCCAAAACGAACAAGTTGTTTTAGTACTCTCATAATTTGTGCCTTCAACGGTTTTTTCTGATAATCATTTGGAAGACTTAAATTCACGCATAACTCCCCCTTTATGCTTGGGTTTCCTCATCACTTCGGTATTCCAAAATATCCCCTGGCTGACAATCCAATGCCTTGCAAATCGACTCTAACGTTGATAATCGAATCGCTTTTGCCTTTCCGTTTTTCAATATAGAAAGGTTAGCCATTGTAATCCCAACCCGATCGGAAAGTTCTGTCACGCTCATTTTCCTTTTAGCCAGCATCACATCAATATTGATTATAATCGCCATCTTATTCACCTCAGACCGTTAAATCGTTTTCTGATTTGATATCAATTGCCTCTTTTAAGAGCCTTTGAAGAACAGCAGCAAAGACTGCAATTACC
The genomic region above belongs to Virgibacillus doumboii and contains:
- a CDS encoding LLM class flavin-dependent oxidoreductase, giving the protein MEKYRIDPSKGLEFGIYTLGDHLPNPLTGERVSAEERIHEIIEYAKLAEQAGLDFFSVGESHQEFFATQAHAVVLSAIAQATEKIKISSSSTIVSTSDPVRIYENFATLDLISKGRAEIVAGRASRVGLFDLLGYDLRDYEELYEEKFDLLRQINENEVVNWSGEFRAPLRNAKVLPRPQNGSMPIWRAVGGAPASARKAGLAGVPMYMAHLGGPASVFKRTVDTYRDALESSGFNPAEFPISTAGFFYAAETSQQALKDLYPHINEGMKLTNGQGFPKQHFAQGVDPHNIMNIGSPQEIIEKILYQHELYGHQRYIAQIDFGGMPFDKVKKNIEIIGTEILPAIKKYTAKK
- a CDS encoding YczI family protein; the encoded protein is MIIIRVILSVIVILLSGYMLFTGEYGIMPYMQLLFGVMFLVWGISEFQENRKATAILLLLTAGFVLFVGIYILLN
- a CDS encoding DUF4269 domain-containing protein, producing the protein MFETIDYLQVGNENQKLAYRSIVDLGIMERLSEYSPILCGTLPIGIEVEGSDLDIIMEVRDFDQFEKKMQALFGEQEAFVIKRTVIRDFPVVKANFFFKEFEFELFGQSQPVKKQYAYLHMIVENYLLEQNPALKEEVLRLKKRGWKTEPAFSKALGLNGDPYERLIDFGENEGVI
- a CDS encoding PspC domain-containing protein gives rise to the protein MNHKKLRKSSTDRALSGVCGGIAEYFGISSFIVRLIFIFSPASLLIYIILTNVLPDSPPSL
- a CDS encoding GNAT family N-acetyltransferase, whose product is MNYNIEILMETDEKFSSLLHTKIKEFNNTHSKHHSEARKDDAVQPINIRLSNSEEKWIGGITAEVYWDWMEINDFWISENYRGEGLGGVLLEKTESIASKKGATKALLTTFDFQAHSYYMKKGYQVVGEINDYPPGSSFYTMAKTLNRENVNES
- a CDS encoding BCCT family transporter, encoding MASKESSKKGLIDYRIFAPSLLIIIAISIPFSLYEDKSLSLLNSIFNQIVEVFTWGYIWYAIILVAAGLFLSFSRYGNVVLGNPTEKPRFTLFEYSSILIAMGLGSTIMRTGMLQWAAVANDPPFGVDAGSTQALLWGNAYSMFIWSFQVFAIFVMTAPAMGYILHVRKKPFMRISEACRTIFGDKFTDGIGGKVLDVIFLVSILAGAAVTLGLGAPIVTYNIAELFNIQLSFILTLIVTIVWVFLFSISAYLGIEKGIKKLSTWNMYIAGAFAVFVLIAGPGIFILNYFTDSVGFLLSNYVDLSLYTNSLDLKGTTHIETYTVFWFAYSATWAMLHSVFAAKISRGRTIKEMILTYLLAPTLISWVATGVLGGLGVHRYLTGEVPVLDIVKEDSMAAIPAILSSLPLSWLAISVFIIVAIIFLTTTLDSTTYTIASYTGTRNMSKAEPSRSLRIIVAAVITVAALILMRIGGLAPLEVLSGLMGLPIIVIQFLTIYAAKKMMDEDRAWENNIRRSNKQQKSS
- a CDS encoding CD3324 family protein, with product MAYIQAKKVLPEELIVELQNYIQGETVYIPKKKDNYQGWGTCSGGRKLIDQRNTAIKNAFDSGESIGDLAREYCLSIETVKKIVYKK
- a CDS encoding VOC family protein, with the protein product MGIFKGVHQVNFRVKDMDLSRKWYHEVLGCTVQKDFGDTVVLGVDNTPGNNTSICLIKHAEGSVPDNENGTHPVLSISPEHAENCKNQLQEQGVEIVEGGGQAHFKFKDPDGNLIEAYLPGLYEEKQYEHLR
- a CDS encoding NADPH-dependent FMN reductase, coding for MRIVGISGSIVGSKTRTAMDYTVKKITEKYPDHEVTLIDLADYDIQFSDGRNYLEYEGDTGYVTKTIMEADAIIIGTPVFQASIPGTLKNIFDLLPVNAFRDKVVSVLVTAGSAKHYLIPEQQLKPMLAYMKAEIVQTYVFIEEIDFLRKEIINDDVLFRIERLVEDTVRLSETYMKIREEKEAEYDF
- a CDS encoding VOC family protein, with amino-acid sequence MNIYLEHVRANVSDLERAIQWYEDMLGFKVTGSWPPENPNYAHFGTEKGATFAIMENEEFPSRGRFNFKVSDVDALWDQLKDKAEIVEELFDTAYGSRKFTIKDLDGNELGMVQE
- a CDS encoding GNAT family N-acetyltransferase, giving the protein MEMELKDSVRVYIRPYEEADFKRIQDLNREEGWSNLAAKHEDTKKAWENSNIAFVAETEDQEVIGYIRGITDTAISLFICELLINKEFRGLGLGTRLLKYVHDLYPTTRIEMLASSSSRSFYEAHGYRAFYGFRKTYLE